In Mycolicibacterium mucogenicum DSM 44124, the following are encoded in one genomic region:
- a CDS encoding LLM class F420-dependent oxidoreductase has protein sequence MKFGISTFVDDDSIDPVSLARAIEERGFASLIIAEHSHIPASRESPYPNGGELPPWYYNTLDPFVTLAAAAAVTSTIELFTGIALLIQRDPIHTAKEAASIDLISGGRFVFGVGAGWNLEEMRDHGTDPKTRGARLDESIEAIKALWTTEPAEYHGKYVNFDPSYCRPKPVRKPHPPIYVGGNSDATVKRVLRHRAGWISNPFPRDVLAERTAQLRSGADYDVPLAMFGAPMKPDYWRTAEDLGFGQLGLFLPSVGKDESLRLLDDYAAQVAQYRSAS, from the coding sequence ATGAAGTTCGGGATCTCGACCTTCGTCGATGACGACAGTATCGATCCGGTTTCGCTGGCCCGCGCGATCGAGGAGCGCGGGTTCGCGTCGTTGATCATCGCCGAGCACAGTCACATCCCGGCGAGCCGCGAGTCGCCGTATCCGAACGGCGGAGAACTGCCGCCCTGGTACTACAACACGCTCGACCCGTTCGTGACGCTTGCGGCCGCCGCGGCCGTGACGTCGACCATCGAGCTGTTCACCGGCATCGCCCTGCTCATCCAGCGCGATCCGATCCACACGGCCAAGGAAGCCGCCAGCATCGATCTCATCTCCGGTGGCCGATTCGTCTTCGGCGTCGGTGCCGGCTGGAATCTCGAGGAGATGCGGGACCACGGCACTGATCCGAAAACCCGCGGGGCCCGGCTGGACGAGAGCATCGAAGCCATCAAGGCGCTGTGGACCACCGAACCCGCCGAATATCACGGCAAGTACGTCAACTTCGATCCGTCGTACTGCCGCCCCAAGCCGGTCCGGAAACCGCACCCGCCCATCTATGTCGGCGGCAACTCCGATGCCACCGTCAAGCGGGTGCTGCGTCACCGTGCGGGCTGGATTTCGAACCCCTTCCCCAGGGACGTGTTGGCGGAACGAACAGCGCAGTTGCGCTCGGGCGCGGACTACGACGTGCCACTCGCGATGTTCGGTGCACCTATGAAACCGGACTACTGGCGTACTGCCGAAGACCTCGGCTTCGGCCAACTCGGATTGTTCCTGCCCTCGGTCGGCAAGGACGAATCGCTGCGCCTGCTCGACGATTACGCGGCGCAGGTGGCGCAGTACCGGTCGGCGTCCTGA
- a CDS encoding TetR/AcrR family transcriptional regulator, with product MCKPKRPLRADAARNRARVLEVAYQTFADEGLSVPIDEIARRAGVGAGTVYRHFPTKDDLYRAVIEDRLEYVMDAGRACLASDAPGDALFDFLRAMVRWGETDQGLVDALAGLGIDVNALVPDVEEEFLALLGELLAVAQGAGAVRADVTASDVKTLLVAANAAQRYNTDAADRVIELMMDGLRPRQ from the coding sequence ATCTGCAAACCGAAGAGGCCATTGCGGGCCGACGCGGCCCGGAACCGCGCTCGCGTGCTGGAAGTCGCCTACCAAACCTTCGCCGACGAGGGGCTTTCGGTGCCCATCGACGAGATCGCCCGGCGGGCCGGCGTCGGCGCCGGCACCGTCTACCGGCACTTCCCGACCAAGGACGATCTCTACCGCGCGGTGATCGAGGATCGGCTGGAATACGTCATGGACGCCGGCCGGGCGTGCCTGGCGTCGGACGCGCCGGGCGACGCGCTGTTCGACTTCCTGCGTGCGATGGTTCGGTGGGGCGAAACCGATCAGGGCCTGGTCGACGCGCTCGCCGGCCTCGGCATCGACGTCAACGCTCTGGTGCCCGATGTCGAAGAGGAATTCCTGGCGCTGTTGGGGGAACTGCTGGCCGTCGCCCAAGGGGCCGGCGCCGTCCGGGCGGACGTCACGGCATCGGATGTGAAGACGCTGCTCGTGGCGGCGAACGCCGCGCAGCGTTACAACACCGACGCTGCGGATCGCGTCATCGAACTGATGATGGACGGGCTGCGGCCACGTCAGTAG
- a CDS encoding SDR family NAD(P)-dependent oxidoreductase: MPKWTTANIPDQTGRTAVITGANTGLGFETAAALAAKNAHVVLAVRNLDKGKEAVDRIRQATPDADVALQELDLSSLQSVRETAEQLKSEYPAIDLLINNAGVMWTPKQTTADGFEMQFGTNHLGHFALTGLLLDQLLTVPGSRVVTVSSLGHRIRAAIHFDDLQWERRYNRVEAYGQSKLANLLFTYELQRRLTGAETVALAAHPGGSNTELTRHVPLPAAILPVAERLFQSAAMGALPTLRAATDPAAFGGQYYGPDGRFQQTGYPKVVGSSDQSHDTELQQRLWTVSEELTGVTFPV, from the coding sequence ATGCCCAAGTGGACTACCGCCAACATCCCCGACCAGACCGGGCGCACCGCCGTCATCACCGGCGCGAACACCGGTCTCGGCTTCGAGACCGCCGCCGCGCTCGCCGCCAAGAACGCACACGTCGTGCTCGCCGTCCGAAATCTCGACAAGGGCAAGGAAGCCGTCGACCGCATCCGGCAGGCCACCCCCGACGCCGACGTCGCCCTCCAGGAACTCGACCTCAGCTCGTTGCAGTCGGTCCGGGAAACCGCCGAACAGCTGAAATCCGAATACCCGGCTATCGACCTGCTGATCAACAACGCCGGCGTGATGTGGACGCCGAAGCAGACCACCGCCGACGGCTTCGAGATGCAGTTCGGCACCAACCACCTCGGACACTTCGCACTGACCGGACTCCTGCTCGACCAGCTCCTCACGGTGCCCGGCTCGCGCGTCGTGACGGTCAGCAGCCTGGGCCACCGGATTCGCGCCGCCATCCACTTCGACGACCTGCAGTGGGAGCGCCGCTACAACCGGGTGGAGGCCTACGGCCAGTCCAAGCTCGCCAATCTGCTCTTCACGTATGAACTGCAGCGCCGGCTGACGGGCGCCGAGACCGTCGCCCTCGCCGCACACCCCGGCGGGTCGAACACCGAATTGACGCGGCATGTACCACTGCCTGCCGCGATCTTGCCCGTCGCGGAACGGCTGTTCCAGAGCGCCGCCATGGGCGCCCTGCCCACCCTGCGCGCGGCGACCGACCCGGCCGCCTTCGGCGGCCAGTACTACGGACCGGACGGACGGTTCCAGCAGACCGGCTACCCGAAGGTCGTCGGCTCGAGCGACCAGTCGCATGACACCGAGCTGCAGCAGCGGCTGTGGACGGTCTCCGAGGAACTGACCGGGGTCACGTTCCCGGTCTGA
- a CDS encoding pentapeptide repeat-containing protein, whose translation MSMIRSTVLLGAAVAGAGAIALLGAGAASADSGINLGPGSNDGVLNGGAGNTGVLNFGFGNKGILNLGNGNTGVANMGNLNTGIVNIGNGSGGVVTVGDGRNGLLNIGY comes from the coding sequence ATGTCGATGATCCGTTCAACCGTCCTCTTGGGAGCGGCAGTGGCCGGTGCTGGCGCAATCGCACTGCTCGGCGCCGGCGCGGCGTCCGCCGACTCCGGCATCAACCTCGGGCCCGGCAGCAACGACGGCGTGCTCAACGGCGGTGCAGGCAACACCGGCGTCCTCAACTTCGGTTTCGGAAACAAGGGCATCCTGAACCTCGGCAATGGCAACACCGGCGTCGCCAACATGGGCAACCTGAACACCGGCATCGTCAACATCGGTAACGGGAGCGGCGGCGTCGTCACCGTCGGCGACGGGCGCAACGGGCTGCTGAACATCGGCTACTGA
- a CDS encoding PGRS repeat-containing protein: MGKHRAVGTNSWWSAAGPLAAAGLTSAAFASAGVMLLLGPDSPTMQSVTADIRLVNTESSTGDSGSKSGNSGATKTTDSKTKNPSKPKPTKPSTKPSTETGETPSSGTPSDTPRTPRQQAQDRMRQYAEEARKALNDLAKGPKVKPTPGTKPPKHASTSDGTPSASTGGSTTGTPGTRPARGPRSTAGVVTGGTKATEPGTKPTAPHTTTTPAGATTPSAPSDPSTSSGTATPATGAVVTAPTSRPFNPITGLLSAVGLGTMLTPDAPTHPDQMPGVWAVMAWVRRQVEYGVVANKRLHPSAAHSVAATAPPAAAHPLGAVNPQAAANPLAAPAPEAAVNPLAAVNPLAAVGPLALPTFVDPTVIVANWIYQNVHFGVQAWINSPIGFVVDTGINLLAGQYLIGNGANGNLINPNGGNGGLWFGDGGKGYSSGLPGVDGGNGGNARGFGNGGAGGAGYSGFGIFTPTNGGNGGNAGGIGHGGAGGKGGDGANGADGLAALGQNGGNGQTGANGGIGGNGGHIFGIGGRGGAGGKAGNGGNGGSGVLGGGALGGGGNGGNGGNGGVGGKGGKKVGFIGTVGAGGTGGAAGYAGNGGNGSDGSSSLIPDGGKGGDGGNAGTAGAGGFNGSGKKQAATGNASATGGNGGKGGNGFDTITAIGVAGNGGAGGNGGSGGTAGNGGSGGAGGTGGNGANGLAALGENGPNGGHGGAGGNGGAGGTQSGNGGKGGAGGAAGNGGSGGSGVLGGGALGGGGNGGSGGNGGGGGKGGAAAHGTVGAGGTGGAAGNGGNGGNGSDGSSSLIPDGGKGGNGGNAGTSGVGGFNGAGVSQAANGAGGNGGNGGKGGNGFNTITAIGVAGNGGAGGNGGSGGSNGNGGSGGAGGIGGSGADGLAALGENGPNGGHGGAGGIGGAGGTNAGNGGSGGTGGAGGDGGSGGSGVLGGGALGGGGKGGNGGNGGVGGKGGAAAHGTVGSGGKGGAAGNGSNGGDGSDGSSSLIPDGGKGGDGGNAGTSGAGGFNGAGVNQAASGAGGNGGNGGKGGNGFNTITAVGVAGNGGAGGNGGSGGSDGNGGNGGAGGKGGNGANGLAALGENGPNGGHGGAGGIGGAGGTNAGNGGNGGVGGNAGNGGSGGSGVLGGNTGGSGGAGGNGGAGGKGGAAAHGTVGNGGKGGWAGNGGTGGAGSDGISSIQRNGGTGGTGGAAGSAGAGGFNGAGANQAANGFGGNGGDGGKGGNGFDALTILGTAGRGGDGGAGGAGGLTGNGGAGGAGGTGGNGADGTIGATLGGTGLSGTSGGAGGNGGAGGAGGTISGVGGAGGTGGTGGTGGSGGVGGLPAFGSNNAAGISGGGGFGGTGGAGGAGGNGGAGGFSANGIDGAGGNGGVGGNGGLGGDGQTGANGTPFINANAGATGGVGGHGGAAGAGGNGGSTGDNVGGVGGNGGIGGAGGTGGDGGKGYNDNVTQWGNGGNGGAGGTGGTSGNGGNGGTGSITGAGGNGPAGGAGGAGGSGGANGGHGTHDGTDGATGSSGASGSGGTGNPAGGSGVLI, encoded by the coding sequence GTGGGCAAGCACAGGGCAGTGGGGACGAACAGCTGGTGGAGTGCGGCCGGGCCGCTCGCGGCTGCGGGCTTGACCAGTGCGGCATTCGCCAGCGCCGGTGTGATGCTGCTGCTGGGTCCCGATTCTCCGACTATGCAGTCGGTGACCGCGGACATCCGGCTCGTCAACACCGAGAGCTCAACCGGCGACAGCGGCTCCAAGTCGGGCAACTCGGGCGCCACGAAGACCACGGACAGCAAGACCAAGAACCCGAGCAAGCCCAAGCCGACGAAGCCGTCCACGAAGCCGTCGACCGAGACCGGTGAGACACCGTCGTCCGGCACCCCGTCCGATACGCCGCGCACCCCGCGCCAACAGGCGCAGGACCGGATGCGCCAGTACGCCGAAGAAGCCAGGAAAGCACTCAACGACCTGGCGAAGGGCCCCAAGGTGAAGCCCACTCCGGGCACCAAGCCGCCCAAGCACGCCAGCACCTCTGACGGCACCCCGAGCGCCTCCACCGGCGGCTCCACCACGGGCACCCCGGGTACCCGCCCCGCACGAGGTCCGCGGTCGACTGCCGGTGTGGTCACCGGCGGAACCAAAGCCACCGAACCTGGCACCAAGCCGACGGCGCCGCACACCACGACCACCCCGGCCGGCGCCACGACCCCGTCGGCTCCGAGTGACCCGTCCACTTCGTCCGGCACGGCAACCCCGGCAACAGGGGCGGTCGTCACCGCCCCCACCAGCAGGCCGTTCAACCCGATCACCGGCCTCCTGTCCGCCGTCGGCCTGGGCACCATGCTGACCCCCGACGCACCGACCCACCCCGACCAGATGCCCGGCGTCTGGGCCGTGATGGCCTGGGTGCGGCGCCAGGTCGAGTACGGCGTCGTCGCCAACAAGCGGTTGCACCCGAGCGCCGCGCACTCCGTGGCTGCGACCGCCCCGCCGGCCGCGGCCCACCCCCTGGGCGCGGTCAACCCGCAGGCGGCGGCCAACCCGCTGGCAGCGCCCGCACCGGAGGCCGCGGTCAACCCGCTCGCCGCCGTCAACCCGCTGGCCGCAGTCGGCCCGCTGGCGCTGCCCACGTTCGTCGACCCGACGGTGATCGTCGCCAACTGGATTTACCAGAACGTGCACTTCGGTGTGCAGGCCTGGATCAACAGCCCCATCGGCTTCGTGGTCGACACCGGCATCAACCTGTTGGCCGGCCAGTACCTGATCGGCAACGGTGCCAACGGCAACCTGATCAACCCCAACGGCGGCAACGGCGGTCTGTGGTTCGGCGACGGCGGTAAGGGCTACTCGAGCGGCCTTCCCGGTGTGGACGGCGGCAACGGCGGCAATGCCCGCGGCTTCGGCAACGGCGGCGCGGGCGGCGCCGGCTACTCGGGCTTCGGCATCTTCACGCCGACGAACGGCGGTAACGGCGGCAACGCCGGCGGGATCGGCCACGGCGGCGCCGGCGGCAAGGGCGGCGACGGTGCCAACGGCGCCGATGGCCTTGCCGCGCTGGGCCAGAACGGCGGCAACGGCCAGACCGGCGCCAACGGCGGCATCGGCGGCAATGGCGGCCACATCTTCGGCATCGGCGGACGCGGTGGCGCCGGCGGCAAGGCCGGCAACGGCGGCAACGGCGGCTCGGGCGTCCTCGGCGGCGGAGCCCTCGGCGGCGGTGGAAACGGCGGCAACGGCGGTAACGGCGGCGTCGGCGGCAAGGGTGGCAAGAAGGTCGGGTTCATCGGCACGGTCGGCGCCGGCGGCACCGGTGGCGCTGCCGGATACGCCGGCAACGGCGGCAACGGCTCCGACGGCAGTTCCTCGTTGATCCCGGACGGCGGCAAGGGCGGTGACGGCGGCAACGCCGGTACCGCGGGTGCCGGCGGCTTCAACGGCAGCGGCAAGAAGCAGGCCGCGACGGGCAACGCCAGTGCCACCGGCGGCAACGGCGGCAAGGGCGGCAACGGATTCGACACCATCACCGCGATCGGCGTCGCTGGCAACGGCGGCGCCGGCGGCAACGGCGGCTCCGGCGGAACTGCAGGCAACGGCGGTTCCGGCGGCGCGGGCGGCACCGGTGGTAACGGCGCCAATGGCCTTGCCGCACTTGGGGAGAACGGCCCCAACGGCGGCCACGGCGGCGCCGGCGGCAACGGCGGTGCGGGCGGCACCCAGTCCGGCAACGGCGGCAAGGGTGGCGCCGGTGGCGCCGCCGGCAACGGCGGCAGCGGCGGTTCGGGTGTCCTCGGTGGCGGAGCCCTCGGCGGCGGCGGCAACGGCGGCAGCGGCGGTAACGGCGGCGGCGGCGGCAAGGGCGGCGCGGCCGCCCACGGCACCGTCGGTGCCGGTGGCACCGGTGGCGCAGCCGGTAACGGCGGCAACGGTGGCAATGGCTCCGACGGCAGCTCGTCGCTGATCCCCGACGGTGGCAAGGGCGGCAACGGTGGCAATGCCGGCACCTCGGGCGTCGGCGGCTTCAACGGTGCCGGAGTCAGCCAGGCCGCGAATGGCGCGGGTGGCAACGGCGGCAACGGCGGCAAGGGCGGCAACGGGTTCAACACCATCACCGCGATCGGCGTGGCAGGCAACGGTGGCGCCGGCGGTAACGGCGGTTCCGGCGGATCCAACGGCAACGGTGGTAGTGGTGGCGCGGGCGGCATCGGCGGTAGCGGTGCCGATGGCCTTGCGGCGCTTGGCGAGAACGGCCCCAACGGCGGCCACGGCGGTGCCGGTGGCATCGGTGGTGCCGGTGGCACGAACGCCGGTAACGGCGGCAGTGGCGGAACCGGCGGCGCGGGTGGTGACGGCGGCAGCGGCGGCTCGGGCGTGCTCGGTGGCGGAGCCCTCGGCGGCGGCGGCAAGGGCGGCAACGGCGGTAACGGCGGCGTCGGCGGCAAGGGCGGCGCGGCCGCTCACGGCACCGTCGGTAGCGGGGGCAAGGGCGGTGCGGCCGGTAACGGCAGCAACGGCGGCGACGGCTCCGACGGCAGCTCGTCACTGATCCCCGACGGCGGCAAGGGCGGTGACGGCGGCAACGCCGGCACCTCGGGTGCCGGTGGCTTCAACGGCGCGGGCGTCAACCAGGCCGCCAGTGGTGCGGGTGGCAACGGCGGCAACGGCGGTAAGGGCGGTAACGGGTTCAACACCATCACCGCAGTCGGCGTCGCGGGTAACGGCGGTGCCGGCGGTAACGGTGGTTCCGGCGGATCCGACGGCAACGGCGGCAACGGCGGTGCCGGCGGCAAGGGCGGTAATGGCGCCAATGGTCTTGCCGCACTTGGTGAGAACGGACCCAATGGCGGCCACGGCGGTGCCGGCGGCATCGGTGGTGCCGGTGGCACGAACGCCGGTAACGGCGGCAACGGCGGTGTCGGCGGCAACGCCGGTAACGGCGGCAGCGGCGGCTCGGGTGTCCTCGGCGGCAACACCGGTGGTTCCGGCGGTGCGGGTGGTAACGGCGGCGCTGGCGGCAAGGGCGGCGCGGCAGCCCACGGCACCGTCGGAAACGGCGGCAAGGGTGGCTGGGCCGGAAACGGCGGCACCGGTGGTGCCGGGTCGGACGGCATTTCGTCGATCCAGCGCAACGGCGGCACGGGCGGTACCGGCGGCGCCGCAGGCAGCGCTGGGGCCGGCGGCTTCAACGGCGCCGGCGCCAACCAGGCAGCCAACGGCTTCGGCGGCAATGGCGGCGACGGCGGCAAGGGCGGCAACGGCTTTGATGCCCTCACCATCCTGGGTACCGCCGGCCGCGGTGGCGACGGCGGTGCCGGCGGTGCGGGTGGCCTGACCGGCAACGGCGGCGCGGGTGGCGCCGGCGGTACCGGTGGCAACGGCGCCGACGGGACCATCGGGGCGACGTTGGGGGGCACCGGCCTGTCCGGCACCAGCGGCGGTGCCGGCGGTAACGGTGGCGCCGGTGGAGCCGGCGGCACGATCTCGGGCGTCGGCGGCGCAGGCGGCACCGGCGGCACCGGCGGCACCGGCGGGTCCGGCGGCGTCGGCGGGCTTCCGGCCTTCGGGTCCAACAACGCGGCCGGTATCAGCGGCGGCGGCGGCTTCGGTGGCACGGGCGGCGCAGGCGGCGCGGGCGGTAACGGTGGCGCCGGCGGATTCTCCGCCAACGGCATCGACGGTGCCGGCGGTAACGGTGGCGTCGGCGGCAATGGTGGCCTCGGCGGCGACGGCCAGACCGGCGCGAACGGCACCCCGTTCATCAACGCCAACGCCGGCGCGACCGGCGGTGTGGGTGGCCACGGCGGCGCCGCGGGAGCCGGCGGTAATGGCGGCTCCACTGGCGACAACGTCGGTGGTGTCGGCGGTAACGGTGGCATCGGTGGTGCCGGTGGCACCGGTGGCGACGGCGGCAAGGGCTACAACGACAACGTGACCCAGTGGGGCAACGGCGGCAACGGTGGGGCCGGCGGCACCGGCGGTACCAGTGGCAATGGCGGTAACGGCGGCACCGGTTCGATCACCGGCGCCGGCGGCAACGGTCCCGCCGGTGGTGCGGGCGGCGCGGGCGGTTCGGGCGGCGCCAACGGCGGGCACGGCACGCACGACGGCACCGACGGCGCTACGGGCAGCAGCGGCGCCAGCGGTTCCGGAGGCACCGGCAACCCGGCCGGCGGCTCCGGAGTCCTGATCTAG
- a CDS encoding M24 family metallopeptidase, with translation MRAARLLDAQDKAAELFVAIEERGLIRPGVGERQVTDEIRDLAAEILGVTRHWHKRIVHGGENTLATARENPPDRVIADDDIVFVDLGPLFEEWEADFGRTFVLGDDPRKLALRNDLPKVWEAARAHFESTPDITGAQLFDHVVELSRAAGWEFGGAIAGHLVGEFPHEKIRGHEIDSYVAPGSDLPMRRLDSQGRQCHWILEVHLVEPGRQFGGFQEELLDLRR, from the coding sequence ATGCGGGCCGCGCGGCTTCTGGATGCTCAGGACAAAGCAGCGGAACTGTTCGTCGCCATCGAGGAACGCGGGCTGATCCGGCCCGGCGTCGGCGAGCGTCAGGTGACCGACGAGATCCGTGATCTGGCGGCCGAAATCCTCGGCGTCACGCGGCACTGGCACAAGCGGATCGTGCACGGCGGCGAGAACACGCTCGCGACCGCGCGGGAGAACCCGCCCGACCGGGTGATCGCCGACGACGACATCGTGTTCGTCGACCTCGGCCCGCTCTTCGAGGAGTGGGAAGCCGACTTCGGCCGCACCTTCGTGCTCGGTGACGATCCGCGAAAGCTGGCCTTGCGCAACGACTTACCCAAAGTGTGGGAAGCGGCGCGGGCGCACTTCGAGTCGACCCCGGATATCACCGGCGCGCAGCTGTTCGACCACGTCGTCGAGCTGAGTCGCGCCGCCGGCTGGGAATTCGGCGGTGCGATCGCCGGACACCTCGTGGGGGAGTTCCCGCATGAGAAGATTCGTGGCCACGAGATCGACTCCTATGTGGCGCCCGGCTCGGACCTGCCGATGCGGCGCCTGGATTCCCAAGGGCGGCAATGCCATTGGATTCTCGAAGTGCACCTCGTCGAACCGGGCCGGCAGTTCGGCGGGTTCCAGGAAGAGTTGTTGGATCTACGGAGGTGA
- a CDS encoding polysaccharide deacetylase family protein: MITRRAFLAAGAAAAGSLALAAPSAAAQDPSAVAGQYARRVPTQWGMALPGIVTSVPAGGRQIALTFDACRGGVDEALLDTLQRNNVPAVLFFNSRWIDQHPDRAAQLAANPLFEIGNHGTRHVPLSVTGRAAYGIAGTRSAAEVVDEVWGNQLKLTALTGRAPTWFRPGTAHYDDVAVQIVRDLGLQPLGFSVNGDCGATLPAARVRANVVGAQPGSVVISHMNHPGSGTAAGYAGAIADMRAAGWEFVRPA, translated from the coding sequence GTGATAACCAGACGCGCCTTCCTGGCTGCTGGGGCGGCGGCCGCCGGTTCGCTGGCATTGGCCGCACCGAGCGCCGCAGCGCAGGATCCGAGCGCCGTCGCCGGCCAGTACGCGCGCCGGGTACCGACCCAGTGGGGGATGGCGCTGCCCGGGATCGTCACCTCGGTCCCCGCGGGCGGGCGTCAGATCGCCCTGACGTTCGACGCCTGCCGCGGCGGTGTCGACGAGGCGCTGCTCGACACGTTGCAGCGCAACAACGTGCCCGCGGTGCTCTTCTTCAACTCCCGGTGGATCGACCAGCACCCGGACCGGGCCGCGCAGCTGGCCGCCAACCCGCTGTTCGAGATCGGCAACCACGGCACCCGTCATGTGCCGCTGTCGGTGACCGGTCGTGCCGCCTATGGCATCGCCGGCACACGGTCGGCCGCCGAGGTCGTCGACGAGGTGTGGGGCAACCAGCTGAAGCTCACCGCGTTGACCGGCCGGGCGCCCACCTGGTTCCGGCCGGGCACCGCCCACTACGACGACGTGGCCGTGCAGATCGTGCGCGACCTCGGGTTGCAGCCGCTCGGCTTCAGCGTCAACGGCGACTGTGGCGCCACCTTGCCCGCCGCCCGGGTGCGCGCGAATGTCGTTGGTGCGCAGCCCGGTTCTGTCGTCATCTCCCACATGAACCATCCGGGCTCGGGTACCGCAGCCGGCTACGCCGGGGCCATCGCCGATATGCGGGCGGCCGGGTGGGAGTTCGTGCGGCCCGCCTAG
- a CDS encoding cupin domain-containing protein, producing MSLVVPPYPPARYTSDQPEVSATLRRGDEPPDYDSHGVIQYHYLANQRKTAGDYGLYRVDIAPHGGGPGPHFHRAMSEAFFVLSGTMTLYDGSDWVEAGPNDFLYVPPGGIHGFRNEADESASVLMLFAPAAPREAYFEGFGQLADMTDDERREWFIKHDNFFVE from the coding sequence ATGTCGTTGGTAGTACCGCCTTATCCCCCGGCCCGGTACACATCCGATCAGCCGGAAGTAAGTGCCACGCTGCGACGCGGTGACGAGCCGCCCGATTACGACTCGCACGGCGTGATCCAGTACCACTACCTGGCCAACCAGAGGAAGACCGCGGGCGACTACGGCCTGTACCGCGTCGACATCGCGCCGCACGGCGGCGGCCCGGGCCCGCATTTCCACCGCGCCATGTCCGAGGCTTTCTTCGTGCTGTCCGGCACCATGACGCTCTACGACGGCAGCGACTGGGTCGAGGCCGGCCCCAACGACTTCCTCTACGTTCCGCCGGGCGGCATCCACGGTTTCCGCAACGAGGCCGACGAGTCCGCGTCGGTTCTGATGTTGTTCGCCCCGGCCGCTCCCCGGGAGGCCTATTTCGAAGGGTTCGGCCAACTCGCCGACATGACCGACGACGAACGTCGTGAGTGGTTCATCAAGCACGACAACTTCTTCGTGGAATAG